The following coding sequences lie in one Eubacterium ventriosum genomic window:
- a CDS encoding helix-turn-helix domain-containing protein, with protein sequence MTLEEQIKHYRKQAGLSQEKMAEKIGVSRQAITKWENGTGTPDIANLMAIADLFQISVDELLSNEKSEKKQSDYIYESRTEYDIDGKKNFDIKLGGAYAVDLKAYHGEKIEVTMFSNVYKNLPADYKVKIDDIKNRIDIELNRFNEASEADAKESLVITIFIPVKYIGKIELSVNARTLNITDIENGHIEVNGRISEVTLQGNKSEIEIDSNLDMQISVLSHEGALEINQLSATSRLTIPADYRFRSTKKGIATHIYYERQGKKVDDFSDAEADNYIELNGIKSELVIVEAEV encoded by the coding sequence ATGACTTTAGAAGAACAAATTAAACATTACAGAAAACAGGCTGGACTTTCACAGGAGAAGATGGCTGAGAAAATCGGTGTATCAAGACAAGCCATTACTAAGTGGGAAAATGGAACAGGAACACCGGATATTGCAAATCTGATGGCAATAGCAGATCTCTTCCAGATATCAGTAGATGAATTACTTTCGAATGAGAAATCAGAGAAAAAGCAGTCTGATTACATCTATGAAAGTCGTACTGAATACGATATTGACGGTAAGAAGAATTTTGATATCAAGCTTGGTGGAGCATATGCTGTAGATTTAAAGGCATATCATGGAGAAAAAATTGAAGTCACAATGTTTTCAAATGTCTATAAGAATCTTCCGGCAGATTATAAAGTAAAGATTGATGATATAAAAAACCGAATCGATATTGAGCTTAACAGATTTAATGAAGCCAGTGAAGCAGATGCAAAGGAGAGTTTGGTCATTACTATTTTTATTCCAGTAAAATATATTGGAAAAATCGAATTATCAGTTAATGCAAGGACACTGAATATTACTGATATAGAAAATGGACATATTGAGGTAAATGGCAGAATTAGCGAAGTTACCCTTCAGGGAAATAAAAGTGAAATTGAGATAGATTCAAATCTTGATATGCAGATCAGTGTTTTATCACATGAGGGTGCCCTTGAGATTAATCAGTTGTCAGCAACATCAAGACTTACAATTCCTGCAGATTATAGATTTAGAAGCACAAAAAAGGGAATAGCAACTCATATTTATTATGAGAGACAGGGCAAAAAGGTTGATGACTTTTCAGATGCCGAAGCAGACAATTACATTGAGCTCAATGGTATAAAGAGTGAGCTTGTGATTGTAGAGGCTGAGGTGTAG
- a CDS encoding helix-turn-helix domain-containing protein, whose protein sequence is MELGNQIKKYRSELQLSQDQLAEHIYVSRQTISNWENEKSYPDVNSLVLLSEVFKTSIDNLIKGDIENMKEKINEQEIKKFNYYGNIFTVHLVITLLSAVPLFFWLERLAFIPFGILFVITMYWALKVEKVKKDNDIQTYKEIVAFSEGKRLDEIQKQREIGKRPYQNVLKMIVAAIVAIVVCFLIGLLFHLLGN, encoded by the coding sequence ATGGAACTCGGAAATCAAATTAAAAAATATCGTTCGGAACTCCAATTATCACAAGACCAATTAGCCGAGCACATATATGTTTCTCGACAAACGATTTCAAATTGGGAGAATGAGAAAAGTTATCCGGATGTAAATAGCTTGGTTCTTTTGAGTGAAGTATTCAAGACCTCCATTGATAATTTAATCAAAGGAGATATTGAAAATATGAAAGAAAAAATCAATGAACAAGAAATTAAGAAGTTTAACTATTATGGTAACATTTTCACTGTGCATCTGGTAATTACCCTTTTATCGGCAGTCCCGTTATTCTTTTGGTTGGAACGGCTTGCATTTATTCCATTTGGAATTCTTTTTGTAATTACGATGTACTGGGCTTTGAAAGTGGAAAAAGTGAAAAAGGACAACGATATTCAGACTTACAAAGAGATTGTAGCCTTTTCTGAAGGAAAAAGATTGGACGAAATACAGAAGCAGCGAGAAATCGGAAAACGACCATATCAAAATGTACTGAAAATGATTGTAGCTGCAATTGTTGCAATCGTAGTATGTTTTTTGATTGGACTATTGTTTCATTTGCTTGGAAATTAG
- a CDS encoding DUF3877 family protein, with the protein MKCNEECDILIKFTNRDDPYYYCIKDEIFNAIYHSKYQHCN; encoded by the coding sequence ATGAAATGTAACGAAGAATGTGATATTCTTATTAAATTTACAAACCGAGATGATCCTTATTACTATTGCATTAAAGATGAAATCTTTAATGCAATATATCACAGCAAATATCAGCACTGCAATTAA
- a CDS encoding MATE family efflux transporter, with protein MQNDKNFLGTAPIGKLLLKLSIPTVIAQLINMLYNVVDRIYIGHIPGEGSLALTGVGVCMPIIMIVTAFAALISSGGAPRASICMGKQDNKSAEQILGNCFSLQIVVSIVLTVVLLIWNKDLLMAFGASKNTLGYATDYMRIYALGTLFVQLTLGMNAFITAQGFTTTSMVSVLIGAICNITLDPVFIFVFNMGVKGAALATVLSQAISTIWVVVFLSGKKTQLHLRKKYMGLKPKIFLPCVALGLATFIMQASESVVTVCFNSSLLHYGGDIAVGAMTILTSVMQFAMLPLQGIAQGSQPIASYNYGAKNADRVKKTFRLLVITCLTYSTLLWAAVQIIPKVFVSIFTSDAKLVAFTAPMLKIYLGGLFLFGIQIACQITFTSLGKAVNSIIVAVVRKFVLLLPLIYIMPHVVSNPTIGVYMAEPIADIIAVLFTSVLFTFQFKKALAQIRNSNEM; from the coding sequence ATGCAGAATGACAAAAATTTCTTAGGCACGGCTCCTATTGGAAAGCTACTTCTAAAGCTGTCTATTCCAACGGTAATCGCCCAGCTTATTAATATGCTTTATAATGTTGTAGACAGAATTTATATAGGACATATTCCGGGGGAAGGCAGTCTTGCTCTTACCGGAGTCGGCGTGTGCATGCCGATTATTATGATTGTTACTGCTTTTGCAGCACTTATCAGTTCCGGTGGTGCGCCAAGAGCTTCTATTTGTATGGGAAAACAAGATAATAAATCCGCAGAACAAATATTGGGAAACTGCTTTTCTTTACAGATTGTTGTTTCTATTGTTCTTACGGTGGTTTTGCTGATTTGGAATAAAGATTTGTTAATGGCTTTTGGTGCCAGTAAAAATACACTTGGATACGCAACGGACTATATGCGTATTTACGCTTTAGGTACATTGTTCGTTCAGTTAACTCTGGGCATGAATGCTTTTATTACTGCTCAGGGATTTACAACAACTTCAATGGTTTCCGTTCTTATCGGTGCCATTTGTAATATTACTTTAGACCCTGTATTCATTTTTGTTTTTAATATGGGCGTAAAAGGTGCAGCCCTTGCAACTGTGCTGTCACAGGCAATTTCAACCATATGGGTAGTTGTTTTTCTTAGTGGCAAAAAAACACAGCTTCATCTGCGAAAAAAATATATGGGCTTGAAACCTAAAATTTTTCTTCCATGTGTTGCACTGGGACTTGCAACTTTTATTATGCAGGCAAGCGAAAGCGTTGTAACCGTCTGCTTTAACTCATCTCTCCTTCATTACGGTGGAGATATTGCCGTTGGTGCCATGACTATTTTAACCAGCGTTATGCAGTTTGCCATGTTGCCACTTCAGGGAATCGCCCAAGGCTCACAGCCTATTGCCAGCTATAATTACGGTGCAAAAAATGCAGACAGAGTAAAGAAAACTTTCCGTCTGCTTGTAATTACATGCTTAACATATTCCACATTGCTTTGGGCTGCAGTACAGATTATTCCAAAAGTATTCGTAAGTATTTTTACTTCCGACGCAAAACTGGTTGCCTTTACTGCACCAATGTTAAAAATATATTTGGGTGGTTTATTCCTTTTCGGAATTCAAATTGCCTGTCAGATAACATTTACGTCCCTTGGCAAAGCAGTCAACTCTATTATTGTTGCTGTTGTGCGTAAGTTCGTACTGTTACTTCCGCTTATTTATATTATGCCTCACGTTGTGTCTAATCCAACTATTGGCGTATATATGGCAGAGCCGATTGCAGATATTATTGCTGTGCTGTTTACATCTGTTTTATTTACATTCCAGTTTAAAAAAGCACTTGCACAAATTAGAAATTCTAATGAAATGTAA
- a CDS encoding ABC transporter permease — MTWPFENDTSAITKKLAKKSLQSEKRRNLMVVIAVALAAFLICFTGIVSTSLTQMQRNQVVDTYEAVWLGVEENDIETLKGLPEFERVGGYYMLGEELSEQGYHASYVYNDAEMMEIGRDQMKLLEGNLPQKANEVVVSEYFLSTYGNNAKIGDTVTLDTESFHGDYVVTGIMDSVNEKEANTCAIILSKAALTEWKGFDPAGYRAYVHFKNSDQLGEELITSYCREIAEEYQLPNPSMNNKYFAYASKSFDFLPIFGVIVIVLIGGYIVIQSIFRISINDKIRSYGQLRTIGATPKQIKRIVKREGRKLGSIGILIGTVLGVCCGFLLFSKGFNAVSYAVMVSLTLISGWIMVSISIRKPVKIAAGISPIEAVRFTPVQKDIRSRKKNIKLNPVSMGIANFKRDRKKTISIVASLSIGGILLMVVSSIVLVRSPEQIARLYFPDSDYKIYLQDLSEEMLVKGNPLNEELKQEVLSVDGVTDIIVARQSLHTSIKTDANQNSGICDTLTDQNYAMVEAALTEGTMPTDSHSIVIHDQIVAYFEDMGVGSTVEFSSIDGKQSIPVTISGVFSTSKMPVIFGHGRAHTDGSVFFAPKDLFYELYPEITTFDYSWSIVSNPKKAETVKAELKNIVAEHSNLALDEIDTAIAAEKSQNSAAFGSMQVLSWLVFLFGVINLINTTLSNQMSRKQENSVLRSIGLTQKQLCKMNICEGLCYAFFATLAILIVGFPISIVASREISIATFGGNVVPYKFPVLEMGLFILVLFGMELILSVWTIRRQKKQSLIEQMRAME, encoded by the coding sequence ATGACATGGCCTTTTGAAAATGATACCAGCGCCATTACAAAGAAGCTGGCAAAGAAAAGTTTGCAAAGCGAGAAGCGCCGGAATCTGATGGTGGTGATTGCCGTTGCGCTGGCGGCGTTTCTGATCTGCTTTACGGGAATTGTGTCTACCTCCCTGACACAAATGCAGCGCAATCAGGTTGTCGATACTTATGAGGCGGTCTGGCTGGGCGTAGAGGAAAACGACATTGAAACCCTGAAAGGACTGCCGGAGTTTGAGCGCGTAGGCGGCTACTATATGCTCGGCGAGGAACTTTCGGAACAGGGCTATCATGCCTCTTATGTATATAATGACGCAGAAATGATGGAGATTGGGCGCGACCAAATGAAGCTATTGGAGGGGAATCTACCCCAAAAAGCAAATGAAGTTGTCGTAAGCGAATACTTTCTCTCCACCTATGGAAACAATGCCAAGATCGGGGACACTGTGACCTTAGATACCGAGAGTTTTCATGGTGATTATGTCGTTACCGGCATTATGGACAGCGTAAATGAAAAAGAAGCGAATACCTGCGCTATCATTCTTTCCAAAGCTGCCCTGACAGAATGGAAAGGGTTTGATCCGGCTGGGTATCGCGCTTATGTCCATTTCAAAAACAGCGATCAGTTGGGCGAGGAACTGATAACCTCTTATTGCAGAGAGATTGCAGAGGAATATCAGCTTCCTAATCCCAGCATGAACAACAAGTATTTTGCTTATGCTTCTAAATCCTTTGATTTTTTACCGATTTTTGGTGTGATTGTTATTGTTCTGATCGGCGGCTATATTGTGATTCAGAGTATCTTCCGTATCTCCATCAATGACAAAATCAGGAGCTACGGACAGCTTCGGACGATTGGTGCAACGCCAAAGCAAATCAAGCGGATTGTAAAGCGGGAGGGACGCAAACTCGGCAGTATCGGAATTTTGATTGGTACAGTGCTGGGCGTATGCTGCGGTTTTCTTCTGTTTTCCAAGGGATTTAACGCTGTTTCCTATGCCGTTATGGTTTCCCTGACACTCATAAGCGGTTGGATCATGGTGTCTATTTCCATCCGTAAGCCGGTGAAAATCGCGGCAGGGATTTCCCCCATTGAAGCCGTCCGTTTTACCCCAGTGCAAAAGGACATCCGCAGCCGGAAAAAGAATATCAAGCTCAATCCTGTTTCAATGGGAATTGCGAATTTTAAGCGTGACCGAAAAAAGACAATCAGTATTGTAGCATCTTTGAGTATCGGCGGAATTTTGCTGATGGTGGTATCTTCCATTGTTTTAGTGCGCTCACCAGAACAAATTGCAAGATTATATTTTCCTGACAGCGATTACAAAATATATCTCCAAGATCTATCGGAAGAAATGTTAGTAAAAGGTAATCCGCTAAACGAGGAACTAAAGCAGGAAGTTTTATCTGTTGATGGTGTTACGGATATAATCGTAGCCAGACAATCGCTCCATACCAGCATTAAAACAGATGCTAACCAAAATTCAGGAATATGTGATACGCTGACTGACCAGAACTATGCTATGGTTGAGGCTGCATTGACAGAGGGAACGATGCCGACAGATTCTCATAGTATCGTAATTCACGACCAGATTGTAGCGTATTTTGAAGATATGGGCGTCGGTTCCACCGTTGAATTTTCTTCAATAGATGGTAAGCAGTCCATCCCTGTTACAATATCGGGAGTGTTTTCCACTTCAAAAATGCCTGTGATTTTCGGGCATGGACGCGCTCATACAGATGGCTCTGTTTTCTTTGCTCCAAAAGATTTATTCTACGAACTGTACCCGGAAATTACTACCTTTGATTACTCATGGAGCATTGTAAGCAATCCGAAAAAAGCTGAAACTGTAAAAGCTGAACTGAAAAATATTGTAGCCGAACACAGTAACCTTGCTTTAGATGAAATAGATACAGCGATTGCGGCTGAAAAATCACAAAATTCTGCGGCGTTTGGTAGTATGCAGGTTCTTTCATGGTTGGTGTTCCTCTTTGGTGTTATCAACCTCATCAATACGACCCTTTCTAATCAGATGTCCAGAAAACAGGAAAACAGTGTTTTGCGTTCCATTGGTCTGACACAAAAACAGTTATGCAAAATGAATATATGCGAGGGTCTGTGTTATGCGTTCTTTGCAACATTGGCAATCCTGATTGTCGGATTTCCTATTTCTATTGTTGCAAGTAGAGAAATAAGTATAGCTACTTTTGGTGGAAATGTAGTACCTTACAAATTCCCGGTTTTGGAAATGGGATTGTTCATTCTGGTATTATTCGGAATGGAACTGATCTTGTCTGTATGGACAATCCGCAGACAGAAAAAACAATCTCTGATTGAACAAATGCGGGCGATGGAATAA
- a CDS encoding response regulator transcription factor: MEQILIVEDDSFLNKMLAYNLTADGYGVTSALNARTAADAIRQREFDLVLLDINLPDGNGFELCKLIKPQHSDTIVIFLTANDQESDQIRGYEVGAVDYITKPFVIGALQRKIKAMFAMLEHHKPAKDIYDDGRLFLDFSEQTASLNGKPLTLSPMEYKMLNLFRKNPRQVLTRGQLLEKLWDIDERFVDEHTLTTSISRIRSKIEADGGVPYIKTVYGMGYQWTGGEVK; the protein is encoded by the coding sequence ATGGAGCAGATTTTAATTGTCGAGGACGACAGTTTTTTGAATAAGATGTTGGCCTACAACCTGACCGCAGACGGCTACGGCGTGACTTCTGCCCTAAATGCCAGAACCGCCGCCGACGCCATCCGCCAGCGGGAATTTGATTTAGTGCTGCTGGACATCAACCTGCCGGACGGGAACGGTTTTGAGCTGTGCAAGCTGATAAAGCCCCAGCACTCGGACACCATCGTGATTTTCCTAACCGCCAACGATCAGGAGAGCGACCAGATACGGGGCTATGAGGTGGGCGCGGTGGACTACATCACAAAGCCCTTTGTGATCGGGGCCTTGCAGCGGAAAATCAAAGCCATGTTCGCCATGCTGGAACACCACAAACCGGCCAAGGACATTTACGACGACGGGCGGCTGTTTCTGGACTTCTCGGAGCAGACGGCTTCCTTAAACGGCAAGCCCCTGACCCTATCCCCGATGGAGTACAAAATGCTGAACCTGTTCCGCAAAAATCCCCGGCAAGTGCTGACCCGTGGGCAGCTTTTGGAAAAGCTGTGGGATATAGACGAGAGGTTTGTGGACGAACACACCCTGACAACCTCCATCAGCCGGATTCGCAGCAAGATTGAAGCCGACGGAGGTGTGCCATACATCAAGACCGTTTACGGTATGGGCTATCAATGGACGGGAGGCGAGGTAAAATGA
- a CDS encoding sensor histidine kinase, with product MKFQNLSVKRLFGRVAMELVLSMSGITIALFLVTKQIAVLLTGGTLLLCALVGIFVLTQAFGKRLSQFTADLCQTLDHMIAGNEAPQRPEDSETQLARIGHRLARLYQIMQENRRRVDEERQELQTLVSDISHQVKTPVSNLKMATDTLLEKPMTEAERTDFIRGIRSQTDKLDFLFQALVKTSRLETGVIQLDKKSGRLFDTVAQAMSGIVYAAEKKEIAVSVDCPEDLTVSHDSKWTSEALFNLLDNAVKYTPAGGKIAVSVVLWEMYVEIKVTDTGKGISESNQAAIFRRFYREEEVHEQQGVGIGLYLAREIVTRQGGYIKVVSEPGKGSEFSIMLPTK from the coding sequence ATGAAGTTTCAAAACCTCTCGGTAAAGCGGCTGTTTGGCCGGGTGGCAATGGAGCTTGTCCTCTCCATGTCCGGGATCACCATAGCCCTGTTTCTTGTGACAAAACAGATTGCGGTGCTGCTGACAGGCGGGACGCTGCTGCTGTGCGCCCTTGTGGGGATTTTTGTACTGACGCAGGCGTTTGGAAAGCGGCTGTCGCAGTTTACCGCTGACCTGTGCCAGACCTTAGACCACATGATCGCCGGGAATGAAGCGCCCCAGCGGCCAGAGGACAGCGAAACCCAGCTTGCCAGAATCGGACACCGGCTGGCAAGGCTTTACCAGATCATGCAGGAGAACCGCCGCCGGGTGGACGAGGAACGGCAGGAGTTACAGACCCTTGTATCGGATATTTCCCATCAGGTGAAAACGCCGGTAAGCAATCTGAAAATGGCGACGGACACCCTGCTGGAAAAGCCCATGACCGAGGCGGAGCGCACCGACTTTATCCGGGGAATCCGCAGCCAGACGGATAAGCTGGACTTTCTCTTTCAGGCCCTTGTGAAAACCTCACGGCTGGAAACGGGCGTGATCCAGTTGGATAAGAAATCGGGCCGCCTCTTTGATACTGTGGCGCAGGCCATGAGTGGGATCGTGTATGCAGCGGAGAAAAAGGAAATCGCCGTGTCTGTGGACTGCCCGGAGGATTTGACCGTTTCCCATGACAGCAAGTGGACATCCGAAGCCCTCTTTAACCTGCTGGACAATGCGGTGAAGTACACCCCGGCAGGCGGGAAAATCGCTGTGTCGGTGGTGCTGTGGGAAATGTATGTGGAGATCAAAGTGACCGACACTGGCAAAGGAATTTCTGAAAGCAATCAGGCCGCTATCTTCCGGCGCTTCTATCGTGAGGAAGAAGTACACGAACAGCAGGGCGTGGGCATTGGCCTGTATCTGGCCCGCGAGATCGTAACGCGACAGGGCGGCTATATCAAAGTGGTTTCGGAGCCGGGCAAGGGTTCGGAATTTTCCATTATGCTGCCGACTAAATAA
- a CDS encoding ABC transporter ATP-binding protein, producing MSILQTIDLKKYYGTEPNITRALDGVNFSVEDGEFVAVVGTSGSGKSTLLHMMGGLDTPTSGNVIVRDKELSKMNDEQLTIFRRRNIGFIFQNYNLVPILNVYENIVLPVELDGDTVDQKFLDEIVHLLGLEDKLKNMPNNLSGGQQQRVAIARALITKPAIVLADEPTGNLDSKTSAEVLGLIKRTSAEFRQTVVMITHNDDIARLADRIVRIEDGKIVE from the coding sequence ATGAGCATTTTACAGACGATCGACCTGAAAAAGTATTACGGTACAGAGCCGAATATCACCCGCGCCCTTGACGGCGTGAACTTCTCTGTGGAGGACGGCGAGTTTGTGGCCGTTGTGGGAACCTCCGGCAGCGGCAAGTCCACCCTGCTTCACATGATGGGCGGGCTGGACACCCCTACTTCCGGCAATGTGATTGTCCGGGACAAAGAGCTGTCGAAAATGAACGACGAACAGCTCACCATCTTCCGCCGCCGCAACATCGGCTTTATCTTCCAGAACTATAACCTTGTTCCCATCCTGAATGTGTATGAGAACATTGTCCTGCCGGTGGAGCTGGACGGGGACACGGTGGATCAGAAGTTTTTGGACGAGATCGTTCACCTGCTGGGGCTGGAAGATAAACTGAAAAATATGCCCAACAATCTTTCCGGCGGCCAGCAGCAGCGTGTGGCGATTGCCCGCGCCCTGATTACCAAACCGGCTATTGTACTGGCCGACGAGCCGACCGGCAACCTTGACAGCAAGACCAGCGCCGAGGTGCTGGGGCTTATCAAGCGCACCAGTGCGGAGTTCCGGCAAACCGTTGTGATGATTACCCACAATGACGACATAGCCCGTCTTGCAGATCGGATTGTCCGCATTGAGGACGGCAAGATCGTGGAGTAA
- a CDS encoding ABC transporter permease, protein MTWPFENDTSAIVKKLAKRNVSSNRIFCFFNVLTIALAISLIVGISLFQQGSKISEQKILNQMQQATIGGLTAEQIEVLKKEPDLEDIVPYKHSDSFLMDGIKFEAVYMPTGFGIIKSYELVSGTCPEQYNEIVIDKNVQLELGYQLNIGDTITLPTAGSKTEDFIITGFTDNVETGTFYFYVSPAYAEQGVLLSDIPYSALIRVNGATEMGLIDFENTVYRLALSQDISRNQLYFNSKFCSSLISGSGMGGVLLATLFIAFSSGIVIYSVFYLSVSNQVSQIGQLKTIGMTEKQIKRMIRKEGYRFCLFGIPAGITVGIIFAYLLEPNGITIINAIATSILAIILGIIIVQISVYKPAQIASNISPIEATKYVGNDPELKESRVQNRKNHIRLSPYSLAVLSKKQNRKKHNLTIASLAIGGILFMVGATFISSWNPDSFARMGNLEDGEYYITINHNTLVNPKPYGISEYQVNTPFSQELMEELQQIPEVKEIYATERTAAIIEYHDEQLEIPIIPITPDNQEEILKTLPVDWTYETLVKQDAMVILGTSVQKEVYHACPSIGEKVTLRWFDGAEHSIDILIAGTSEKSMNEGFYLPKETIEKLWGDMDLTASLTLSVPEYEKVGKSVESKLNNILSRHPDLVMETLQEVKASSANTIHNTSVQVYGVSAFVIMFSIFNLTNTLISRISTRRKEFGILESIGMTKKQIKKMLLHESVLLIIPCLIITVVAGTLMGYLLVRILSANGLTYFQYTFPFIPLLIYGVCLIITPIIISAICLKIQCRNSLVERIKMAD, encoded by the coding sequence ATGACATGGCCTTTTGAGAATGACACCAGCGCCATTGTAAAGAAATTAGCAAAACGCAATGTATCTTCAAATCGTATTTTTTGCTTTTTTAATGTTTTGACCATTGCGCTGGCAATTAGTTTGATTGTGGGAATCTCCTTATTCCAACAAGGCAGCAAAATTAGTGAACAAAAGATTTTGAATCAAATGCAGCAAGCTACCATCGGGGGGCTTACAGCAGAACAGATAGAAGTTCTGAAAAAAGAACCTGATCTTGAAGATATTGTACCCTATAAGCATAGTGATAGTTTTCTGATGGATGGGATCAAATTTGAAGCGGTTTATATGCCGACTGGTTTTGGAATTATAAAATCCTATGAATTAGTCAGTGGAACCTGTCCAGAACAGTACAATGAAATTGTAATTGATAAAAATGTTCAATTAGAGCTGGGGTATCAGCTAAATATAGGAGATACCATCACTTTACCAACGGCGGGGAGTAAAACAGAGGATTTCATCATTACTGGTTTTACTGATAATGTGGAAACAGGAACATTTTACTTTTATGTCTCCCCAGCGTATGCAGAACAGGGTGTGTTATTATCGGATATTCCATATAGTGCCTTGATTCGTGTAAATGGTGCCACGGAAATGGGACTTATTGATTTTGAGAATACAGTATATCGTCTGGCTTTATCCCAAGACATAAGCAGGAACCAACTTTATTTTAATAGCAAATTCTGTTCCTCACTTATTAGTGGATCAGGAATGGGAGGTGTTCTTTTAGCTACTCTTTTTATTGCATTTTCAAGCGGAATTGTCATATACAGTGTGTTCTACCTTTCGGTATCAAATCAAGTATCGCAGATTGGACAGCTCAAAACTATTGGCATGACAGAAAAACAAATTAAGCGGATGATTCGTAAAGAAGGGTATCGTTTCTGCCTGTTCGGAATACCTGCCGGTATTACAGTAGGTATCATATTTGCATATTTGTTAGAGCCGAATGGAATAACGATTATCAATGCCATAGCCACAAGTATTTTAGCAATAATATTAGGCATTATCATCGTACAAATTTCCGTATACAAGCCCGCACAAATAGCTTCAAATATTTCCCCTATTGAAGCAACAAAATATGTTGGAAACGATCCAGAACTAAAAGAAAGTAGAGTGCAGAATAGGAAAAATCATATTCGGCTCTCACCGTATTCTTTAGCCGTATTGAGCAAAAAGCAGAATCGAAAAAAACACAATCTGACGATTGCCTCGCTTGCAATCGGCGGGATTTTATTTATGGTTGGAGCCACTTTTATATCATCATGGAATCCAGATTCCTTTGCAAGAATGGGGAATTTGGAAGATGGAGAATATTATATTACGATTAACCACAATACATTAGTCAACCCGAAACCGTATGGTATTTCGGAGTATCAAGTTAATACGCCTTTTTCACAAGAACTCATGGAAGAATTGCAACAAATCCCGGAAGTTAAAGAGATTTATGCTACGGAGAGAACCGCAGCCATTATTGAGTATCACGATGAACAATTAGAAATTCCCATTATTCCGATTACGCCTGATAATCAGGAGGAAATTTTGAAAACGCTTCCTGTTGATTGGACATACGAAACATTGGTGAAACAAGACGCTATGGTTATATTAGGAACAAGCGTACAGAAAGAAGTCTATCATGCTTGCCCGTCAATAGGAGAAAAAGTGACATTACGATGGTTTGATGGGGCTGAACACAGCATAGATATTTTGATTGCCGGTACTTCCGAAAAAAGTATGAATGAGGGCTTTTATCTCCCCAAAGAAACCATAGAAAAGTTGTGGGGCGATATGGATTTAACAGCTTCCTTAACTTTGTCCGTACCTGAATATGAAAAAGTGGGTAAATCAGTAGAAAGCAAATTAAATAATATACTGTCCCGACACCCTGATTTGGTAATGGAAACCTTACAAGAGGTAAAAGCATCTTCGGCAAATACGATTCATAATACCAGCGTACAAGTTTATGGGGTATCTGCCTTTGTCATTATGTTTAGCATTTTTAATCTGACAAACACCTTGATTAGTCGTATCAGTACAAGGAGAAAAGAATTTGGAATATTGGAATCTATCGGTATGACAAAAAAACAGATAAAGAAAATGCTGCTGCATGAAAGTGTCTTACTGATTATTCCATGCTTGATTATTACGGTTGTGGCAGGAACCTTGATGGGTTATTTGTTAGTACGGATATTGTCTGCGAATGGATTAACTTATTTTCAATATACTTTTCCTTTTATTCCATTACTGATTTACGGTGTCTGCTTAATAATAACACCTATTATAATTTCTGCTATCTGTCTAAAAATTCAATGCAGAAATTCGTTGGTGGAACGGATCAAAATGGCAGACTGA